The DNA window ATCAATTCATGAAATCAGTAGGAATTGGTTGAATATGGAAATCTAGGGTTCCACGTTCATGAGTGTTCAGATACACTCAAGAACACAAATCCAGATTTCTTGTTTTTTATCTATTTGAAACGAATAACAATCCAAATCAATCCGCAAATTCATTCTAAGAATGATTACATACTTGTTTTTAacgaaaagcaaaaaaaataagcCAGATCGAATTGCTTTGGTTTGAACTccaagtttatttattttgtcaaaattattATGGATTTGAGATTGTTAATCCTTGTTTCAAGCGCATTTTAATATGTagtttgtaacgccccgaatttaattaattattgggttaatgaacttttttggtccctctaaatattgcagatttcgtttttagtccctccaaaattttcctttaagaaatcgtcccttcaaaatttttcatctaaactattggtccctaacgtcaaatttgctagagattagctacgaatttagccaccgattagctacgaaatttgacgttaaggaccaatagtttagaagaaaatttttgaagggacgatttcttgaaggaaaattttggagggactaaaaatgaaatttgaaatatttaaagggacgaaaaagttcattaacccttaattatttaattaaattgatcaaggatttatttgttggaattagttgaagtcgggaTTTATCgatattattctaaaggcgtaattggattaatatgttgatttgagcagttaattTATGGTcagattagtcggagaaatacaactGCAAGTTGGTATTATTTGTGTTATGGATCGATTAtagttgtggaatattattggaaataatattcgttatgttatgtgattatttatttatgtgtgttgtgtggcttaattgagtaattagaggaatattatgaattgggcctaagtggtagaatatgagattggattgtgggttaagcccaattaagaaaagaaggatagtaagagagttaggattttagaGACATAACTTCCATTGGGAGAAATAAAAGAAACAAGAGAAATAATAGGAAAAGAGCAAGCTAGGGCATAGAGGGGAATGACtccattgaagaaggtgaagcttttgctaaggtaagggtggggatCTTACTCTCTAAGTGTTGGCAtaatgatgtttatggtgggttagattgtatgtttttctccatggatgtgtgagttTGACATTGTTAGGATTTATGATAGAATCCATGAAAATGTGTCAttaatcatgttgttgatgtttgtgtatgaacccatggttagaaacatgttagGAACCTTACATGTGTGCTAAATTGCTGTTAATTGATGTATAAAGTGTATGAGGGTTAGTGGTTGTTGTATGAGGAGATTGGGGAAGGAAAATGGTGATTTCTGAGTTTTTACacagcataggtcgacctacacagaggctTGAGTTGACCTGAGCAACCCAAAAATGTAGAAAATCTGGTTTTattcagcatgcgtcgacctatgaattctatgcgtcgacctatattattttaattattatttaattatatttaacattGCTATCCAACATGTTAAACATAACTTAACACAACTTAAACAAAAACCATACAGGGGGTGCCGCGAAAGATGGATTCAAATCCTCTGCTAGGGTTTGTGAGTCACACTAATACGACGCTTGGGAACTCGTTGCCAATGAATAGAGAAAAAAGCACGACAGAAGTGGATCTTCAGGAGAGAAGCACAAAGAAAGTCAAGGAAGGAACGACTCGTCTGCATGAAAAAGGTCTCTCGTTTAGAGATATCATAGCTGGAAGGACTAGAGAAGAGATAGAACAGGATCACGGTAACAATCAAGATGGTGCTGAATTTCCAGATGATGATTTTGGAGAAATTCGAGTGGAGGAAGAATCAATAGGTGGTTATGATTGTCCAAACTTCATATTTTCGGAGAAGGAAGAGGAGAGAATCCAAAGACCATGGAAGCAAGGTGGTATAGTTAAATTTCTTGGGAGAGTAATATGGTACAAAGCTCTGAAGAACAGGCTGAATCAAATGTGGGTTCATAAAGGAATCATCAGCATCATTGATCTCAACAATGATTACTACCTTGTGGCGTTTTCTCATGGATACTGGATTTGCTGGTGGTATAGTATTAGTCTGGAAGAATAATATTAGTGTTCAGGTTTTGAAGAAAATTAATCAATATATTCATACCAAAATTTGTATGGCTCATATTGAGGATTGGTGGTTCACAGCTGTTTATGCCACTCCAAATGATAATTGTAAAAAGCTGCTCTGGGAGGAGCTAAAATCAATATCAAGTAGCATGACTTGTGGTTGGATGGTTACTCATGACTATAATGATATTGCAGCGGTGCAAGACAAGAAAGGTGGATTACCAACTTCCAATCTTCGGTGCCAGAAGATGAGAGATAGGATGGATATCTGTAACCTGAGTAACATGGAAGCTCGTGGTCCTAAATATATCCATGGAGGGGTCCAATATTCCATGGGCGTCAGAGAATTTATGAAAAACTGGATAGAGCATTGTGCAATGATGATTGGAGGATTCAATTCCCTGATGCCTTTGTTCAGGTTTTGGTTCGTGTTGAGTTATCATATCACCACCATATACTCATTAACCTTCAAGAGGAACATCATATGTATAAAAAGCGTCCTTTTAAAATTGAAAGTGCATGGCTCATGCATGACTCCTATCAAAACATGCTGCAAAAGGCTTAGCAGAGTGATCAATCTCTCACTAATAATCTCATTAATGTGGTTTAGGGCATAGACAAGTGAAAATTTGAATCCTTTGACCAAGTTAAAATAATGAGACATCTAGAGGGAGTTCAAGCTAAGCTCCAGGTTAAAGATAATTATGGTGGAATGAAAAACCTTGAAAGACATTTACAAAAGGAATTGAGTGAGATTTTGAAGAAACAAGAAGTAATGTGGTTCCAACGCTCTATAGTAATGTGGTTATCAGATGGTGATCACAACACTAAATACTATCATATGAAGACACTAGCAAGAAAAAGAAGGAATAAAATAGTGATGCTCAAAGATGGCAATGGCAATTGGATCCAGGATTTCGATGAGTTAAAATTACATgtaaccatgttttataaaaagtTGTTTTCTTGCCCTAACACTTGGTGTAGTTGGAATCAAACGCAAATAACTTTTCCCAAGTTAACTGATGAAAATGTAAAGGCAGTGGCAAAAGATATTATAGATATGGAAGTGAAACATGCTCTATTCTCCATGAAGCCATGGAAAGCTCCTGGTCCGGATGGCTTTCCTCCAGGTTTTTATCAAAAATCCTAGAGTACTATAGGCTCTGATTTGATTAAATTTATTAAAGATGTGCGGAAGAACCCTAGTGTTATGTCGGAGTTTAACAAAACCGATATTTGCCTTATTCCTAAAATGGATCAGCCTAGTTTGGTCACTCAATTCCGCCTTATTTTCCTTTGTAACACGATCTATAAAGTCATTAGCAAGGTGGTGGTTTCTAGACTTAAGCCTCTCATGCCTTACCTTGTGTCTCCTCTTCAAACCGGATTTGTGCCTGGAAGGtctattcacaaaaatatcattaTAGCCAAGGAAATCATGCATTTCATGAGAAAGAAGAAAGGTAGAAAATGATTTTTTGCTATTAAAATTGATCTTTCAAAAGCTTATGATAAGATGAATTTGGAGTTCATTTGGAGAATTCTTGAGGAGATTGAGTTGCCTAAGGATATGGTTAAATGTTGTTATGCAAGGCGTCACAAGTGTAGAAACTAATATAAATTGGAACGAGAATAAGAATGATTTTTTTCGACCACAAAGAGGAATCAGACAAGGAGATCCTATCTCCCCTTATCTTTTTGTTCTTTGTATGGATAAGTTGCCTAAGGATATGGTTAACATTATTATGCATGGCGTCACAAGTGTAGAAACTAATATAAATTGGAACGAGAATAAGAATGATTTTTTTCGACCACAAAGAGGAATCAGACAAGGAGATCCTATCTCCCCTTATCTTTTTGTTCTTTGAATGGATAAGTTGACTCATTTAATTGAGTATGCTATTCACATGAAGAACTGGAAACCATTTCCAATGGGTAAAAATGGTACCTACATATCCCATATTATGTTTGCTGATGACCTGTTAATTTTTGGGGAAGCCAATGAATCTCAGTTGGACTGTGTGAGAAGCATCCTTGATCAGTTCTGTAGTATGTCTAGCCAGAAAATAAGTTCTGAAAAGTCCAATATTCTTTTCTCTAACAATGTTTCTTGTAGCACGAGGAGTAATTTGGTGCAGCTTTCAGGATTCCGTGAAACTCATAGTCTTGGAAAATATCTTGGTATCCCTCTTAAAGGTAAAGCTCACAAGAAGCAATATTTTCAGTATGTTGTGGACCAAGTAGCTAATAAACTCACGGGTTGGAAAGCGAgaaatctttccttcgcttgtaGGGTAACCATAGCTAAAAGCATTATTGAAGCCATTCCTATTTACCCTATGATGACTAATTCTTTACCTAAAGCTTGTATCAAGGATATTCAGAAACTTCAAAGAGGATTCATCTGGGGAGACTTTGAAGATAAAAGAAAATACCATGCCGTGAGTTGGGATAACGTTATCAAAGCCAAAACTGTGGGGGGCCCTGGGTTGAGAGATCTCAACTTAATGAATAAAGCATGCATTGTGAAGCATGGTTGCAAGATTTTGAATGGTGATGGAGATTTATGGTGTGACATCATGATAAGTAAATACCAAGTGGATAGTAACATGGATACCTTGCATTCCAAATAGTCTGACTCAAACTTATGGAAGGACATTGTTAGGGCTTCTACTTAGTTGAAAGACATGAGCATATGGAGATTAGGTGATGGTACCTCTATTAATCCGTGGAGTTAGTGCTGGATAAAAGATTGTTTGGTTGTAGCTAATTTATTAGATGACACTAGAATGTGGAACTGGAGTATATTATGTTGGCTTCCAGCCAATATCCAGTTGAAGATTGTTGCAGTGCTTCCTCCAACGTATGATAATGGCAAAGATATGTTTGTTGCTTCCACATACAAAGATGGTCAGGTTTCTATCAACCAGTTGTACAAATTCCTAGATGAATTTGATCATGATATTGATTGCAAGGATTGGGATAGAATTTGGAAGTTAAAATCCCCTGAAAGAGTTGGGACTTTTGTGTAGATCCTTAAACATGACCGTTTGCTCATAAACAATCGTATTAGTGTTGCTGGTTTTGGTCGAGATGGGTTCCCGGTGTGTGGAGTGTCAGTGATACTTCCTTACATGCTTTGCGGGATTGTAGCATGGTGAAAAGATTGTGGGATAGCATTATCCCTATTACTGTAGCGTTTGATTTTTTTCGTGCAGGTTGGGAAGATTGGTTATATTTAAACATCTTTAGTGATTCCGTTGGTTATCCCGATTGGTGTAATATTTGGGCTATAAGTTGCCATACGCTTTAGTCTTGGAGAAACAAAGAAGCTCACGATTCTAATTATCGCAGACCTTTTCGGGCTAAGGAGGTGATAGAAGAAAAGATCTTACATTATAACCAGGCTATGCTGTTGAAGAATAAGATCATGGAGAAAGGTCCGGAACAGGAGTGAGTTCGATGGTGTGCTCCATGTCCTCCCTTTGTGAAACTTAATGTGGACGGATCCCATGGGAAAAATGGCTTGTCTGGATGTGGTGGAATTCTTAGGAATGCTCAAGGGGTTGGTTAGGTGGCTTTGCCAAAAGCACTGGCTCCTGCAGTGCCTTCATGGTGGAGATTTGGGGTTATATTGGTATTAAATTAGCTGCTGATCTTGGTTTTACTAAGATTGTTATTGAATCCGATTCGAAGAAGGCAGTTGATTGTATCAACAGAGATAGTATCAAGAATATGATTGTGGGAAGCTTGATTCGCAATATCAATAAGATGAGAAATCAATTGGATATAGTGAAGATTCAACACATTTATAGGGAGGCTAATAGTTGTGCTAATCTCCTTGCTAGTGAGGGTAGGAAGTTGAGCGATAATTCCATTTATTATAGTGAGGCTCCTCCTTGGATATTACATCTTATGGAAGAAGATAGTAGAGATAATTTTGTTGTTAGAAATgttactttataatttttttttttacttttgagctTAGAACCTCCAttctaaccaaaaaaaaaaacttaacacaactcattttaaaaaatataattaaaaaaaaaatcaactcagaaattttttcaacaaaaatgttttaattattaGTTCATTATATTTAACATtactatttaaaattttaatcaaaactttttaatattactacataaaaagaaaacaaaattttaaatattacagCTACTATGCATTATAGCATTGCAATTATAAAACAAGGAAAAGAAGTGGCCTAGTGGAGATAAATGATGGTTTTGAATAAGAGGTTCAAGTTTCAAACTCTACTGGGACAAATTTTTAAAAgttatctattataatatataaaaagtaaagtacATGATAATTACACTTTAAGCCCTCTGATTAAATAACTAAAATCGTTCAAATTCCATGGGTAAATTTGTCCTTCTGAAAAATAAAGCCACCATATTCATTTGACATTAAATGCTATCTATTGTGTcactttttgattggttgattcatttttatttatttggtttttccttatttttattttatccattttatattatattatattattttatattttatctgaAATAATGTCAAAAGCTGCATTGATAATATATTTGGGTTTAAATATCTAAGCCAACCCATAATTACTCCCCTACACAATAAATCAATGGCCAcgtgaatcaaagaaaaaagccaCAATATCTGGCTTGGAAAACACAGAACTCCATTTCTTCATTAACTACAACCTTTCATTGTTCAATAAACCTTTTGTGTTCCATAGGCTGCATAAAACATGACCAAATGCATAACCATGTATATTCTGCTGCATCTCAATTCCCTGCGATTTTCGCTCCTCTTTCATCTTAAGACAAATCCTTCGCGTCCATCACCTCCGCCGCGATTTTCATTCCTCCTTCGTCTCAAGACACTATCTTCATCTCCATCACCTCCGTCTCTAACTTCTGTTAAACACTGTTTATATTCATCTTTATTTGATTCATCTTTGATAATTAACTAATATCCCTACTCTTCTTGCAGTGTTTGTATGTGAATCATGTCTCGCCCAATTGAGCCATTGAAAGAGATCAATGATTCAAAAGATTTATGGAAGATCGCTGTTAGATGCAAACATCTATGGACTGTCacaagttcttcaaacaaagaacacatggagatGGTTTAGGTTGATTCTAAGGTACTGTAACAAGATATGGTTCCCCACTGATTACTTATAATATGTTTTGTGTTGATTAACCACTGATGATGAAATGTTTATTTCTTGCAGCGTGATATGATTCAGCCTGTTGTCCCTTCTTATTtgctttcgaaattcaaatctgaAATTGAAACAGGAAACTCTTATATCATGCAAAATTTTAAAGTTGGGAAGAATGATTTTGCTTTTAAGTCGACAAATTATACATACAAATTGGTTTTTTGTGGGTCAACTTTTGTTAAGAAAGCAGAATTTCCTGACATCCCTCATAACTACCTTAACATTATTGGTTTGAATTCCATAGTTGAAGGAAGGTTTCAATcaaatgttttggttggtaagttcCCTACACCCTAATTTCAAAcgttataatttatttttgttaatagaCTTTAACCAATCCATTTTTttcttagatttgattggaggaaTCACTGATATCACTTAAACCCAAGTTAACAGTGACAACAGTAAGAACATAATAGCTTTTTCAATTGTAGATGCCAGCAAAACAGTTGTACAATGTACTCTTTGGGGGCAACTTGCGGTTCAGCTATATGAGTATTATAAGAATAATAAGCAAGCCTCTGATATTGTCATTGTGCTAATCAATGCAAGGGTTAAAGAGGCTCAAGGTAATCATGCATGATACAATAGTTTAAATGTAAatgattattttcttttatatccaaCAGTTGTAACTGTTTCTTCAATTTCTTGTGATTCAGGAGGATTTCCAGTTAGTGTTTCCAACACATGGAATGGAACCAAACTGTTGATTATTGATCTTCTTCTTAACTGTCTTGCATAATCATTTATTTAACTTGATGTTGAtttgaattgaattaaatattaTGTTTACATTTTTCAGACTTGGTGTTGATTTGCTTTTGTTATCGTCTTCAAGTGTACAAGTTGAGGCAACGCAAAACTCATTTTATTCTGACTATGACAAATTTGTTTGGAAGGCTGAAATAATGAGTCTCTCTGAAATAGAAAATATGCAACATGTAAGAAAGATTGGCTGTTTCCTTATATTAAGATCGTTCTTAAAGCCTCATATAACTGTAATTTATATTGGCCAACTTTGTAGGAAACAACCTGTGTTACCGTTGCTACCCTCGATAAGTTTGATGCTGGGCAGATGGAGTGGTACTATGATGGATGTGTGGAATGCACAAGGAGTGTGAATGCCAAGGATGGAAAGCTGAAGTGTTTTAAGGAGCATATTAGCCCAGAACCTGTGCCACAGTATACTCTATATTCATATTCCATTTCCAACTGGTAATGTTTATATTCTCTTACAAACAGTGAAGATTGATCTGGTCTCCTATGTTTCATGAATCATTTAGGTATAATCTTGATATAACAGCTGTTGAAGGCAGTTCGAAGGCAAAGTTCGTCTTTTGGGACACAGACTGCGTGAAGTTAATTGGGAAGTCTGCTCTTCAAATGAAGATGGATTTAACACAGGTATGTAATTGTTGCATAcaacaatatttaaataaattgtttttggtttttaagGTGTCTAATACCTTTTATTCTTATAGTCTGTTGATTACGATCCACTTGAGTTCCCTTACGAACTTGAC is part of the Vicia villosa cultivar HV-30 ecotype Madison, WI linkage group LG2, Vvil1.0, whole genome shotgun sequence genome and encodes:
- the LOC131649231 gene encoding uncharacterized protein LOC131649231; this translates as MSRPIEPLKEINDSKDLWKIAVRCKHLWTVTSSSNKEHMEMRDMIQPVVPSYLLSKFKSEIETGNSYIMQNFKVGKNDFAFKSTNYTYKLVFCGSTFVKKAEFPDIPHNYLNIIGLNSIVEGRFQSNVLVDASKTVVQCTLWGQLAVQLYEYYKNNKQASDIVIVLINARVKEAQVVTVSSISCDSGGFPVSVSNTWNGTKLLGVDLLLLSSSSVQVEATQNSFYSDYDKFVWKAEIMSLSEIENMQHETTCVTVATLDKFDAGQMEWYYDGCVECTRSVNAKDGKLKCFKEHISPEPVPQYNLDITAVEGSSKAKFVFWDTDCVKLIGKSALQMKMDLTQSVDYDPLEFPYELDSILKKELAIRAVYQPKNGRLSVIGFKTDEDVRNKIKESFKFEEEPISTSAENDLTIENSGFTPCKRLINDAVEDNDSVQQSSTKMAKDIKQEKYFKGDFPKFSVSSVQVTASQNSYYSDYDKFGLKADIFGAEEPSSPDDVPSVSEPLSVSVDYEPSVSNTNLTPSKEILSDVVEDIEVVQLSSTKLIKDIKKDE